The region CGTGGGGTTCCTTCCCAATTCTTTGCCCAAGGACAACTCTTACACTTtggtcacttgcatcacacatgagCTCGAAAGGGTAGTCTCAATTTGGCGGTTGTACTTTCAGAGCTGaaacaagctttttttttttagaatttcgaACGCATCTTTGCATGCTTGATCAAATTTGAACTCTTTATCTTTTTACAAGAGATTGCAAAGCAATCGCGAAATCTTAGAAAAGTCCCTAATAAAGCGCCTGTAAAAACCTGCATGACCATGAAAAGAACGAATTTTCTTCACAATTGTGGGGTATGAAAGTGAGTTGATAACATCAGTTTTGGCCTTATCGACCATGATCCCTTCAGCGCAAACAATATGCCCTAAAATCAATCCCTTATCTACCTTAAatgacatttttcataattaagaatTAGATTAAATTCTAGGCATCTCTCCAAAATTTTAGCAAGATTTGATAGACATTCATTGAAAGAATTACCATAAACTGTAAAATCGTCCATAAATACCTcaattattttctcgacatagTCAGAAAATATACTTACTATACACCTCTAGAATGTGGCTGATGCATTACAAAGTCTAATGATATCAATCTGTAGGCGAATGTGCTAAAGGCACAGGTAAATGTTGTTTTCTCTTGGTCCTCCGGTGCCACTGGAATTTGGAAAAAACCTGAATAACCATCAAGACAACAGTAGTGAGTTTTTCTCGCTAAACGTTCTAACATTTGATCAATAAAAGAAAGTGGAAAATGGTCTTTTCGAGTTAAATAATTTAACTTTATGTAATCTATACAGACTCTCCACCCATTTTGGACTCGAGTGGGAATTAAATCTCCTGTTGCATTTTTTATTACAGTCATACCATTTTTCTTAGGTACTATATGAATTGGGCTGACCCAGTTACTGTCAGAAATTGGATAGATCATCCCAGTATCCAGTAGCTTTTGAACTTCCTTTTTGACAATATCCATTATTGGTGGATTAAGGCGTCTTTGAGCTTCTATCTTGAGGTGGCCCTAGGAAGTTCCCAACGATATCTATTTGTGCAGTTGTGTCTTTAAGTAAAATCAGGCACGAATCGGTAGGATGATTAGGCTTAGCACAAATCCCGCACAACTGAGCTGGGTTCGTCTGTCCTGCAAGTATATTTTCAACCACATTAGTAAGTTCATCAATCTTATTTACTATGGAAGGAGTACTTAGCTCATGAGCCCTTTTCGTAGGTTCCATAGGTGTTCGATACTGTTGACAATTTACAACCATAGTCGAAACTAATTCCCTAGCTATTTGGGGAATCATGTTCACTAGAGCCCCTCCACTAGCAGCATCAATCATCTTCATTTTCATTGAGAGTAACCCCTCGTAGAAATATTGTAAGAATGACTGTTCAGGAAGActatgttgtgggcaacttgaaCACAACTTCTTGTATCGCTTCCAATATTCATAGAGTGATTTTGCTTCTTTTTGTTGTATTCCGACTATACTCCTCATTAATTCGGTTGCTCGAGCTATTGGGATAAACCTGTCAAGAAACAATTGAGACATATTAGTCCAAGTATTAACAGATTCCGGAGGTAAATAGAACAACCATTCTCTAGCAAAGTTAgctaatgaaaaaggaaaagctcGTAGTTttatttgatcctcagttactcATTCTGGTTTCATGCTCAGACAAACCATGTAGAACTCTTTCAGATGAGTATGGGGGTTCTCATTTTTCAAACCGCGAAAAGTATGCAATAAATGTATTAATCTCGACTTTAACTAGAACGGTGTTTTGTCCACCGGATAAGTTATATATAGTGGTTTTTGTTCATTTGGTGCAGCTACAAGTTGACATATAGTTTGATTAGCCATTTTGTCTGAATTTTTGGATGAGTAAATATCTCCGGTGTAAGATTATTCTTCAAAGTTGGGTTGTGGTTGTTTACTGCATCGAATAGCTTCTCTTCGAAGTGTTCGagccaacttttctattttcagttcAAATGTTAGAGTCCCCGATTCTGACCTAgtcataaagaaaataaacaaaaattagaaGTTTTCACCAAtccccgacaacggtgccaaaatttGATAGGCGTCGAAActaccaaatataaattcctacgaCAAAATAACAATAATAGCAATATAGAGTAGTTGGGTTGAATCTACAGGGATTGGTTATCCAATTTCACCTTTTTTCGTGACTAGAATCACTGTCGCGGTCACAGTCGTGCCCATGACCTATGCGTAGAAaagttggaaaataaaaaaatggagggtttaaattgataaagataaaataaataaatatgaagtgtaataaaataaaataaaaacaaattcgaaattgtaaaaaaaagtttaagcaaataaagtaaattggtaaataaaatattttttagcttAGCCTTAGCCTCAGTAAACTCCAAtcttgaatcgatccttgaaatagATTTTCTCTTCCAagcgataagctggttatagcaatTGAGGATCCCTCAAACCGCCAACTCTTCCTCTCATAGTCGATCCCGGTATCACCTGCAAATTGACCCTTGTCGAATTTCCAACCACGTGGCACATATCCACAATTTAAGACTCCAACAGCCTTGCAATCTGAAAAGCCCAACTCCAATTAACGGCTCAACCATGTAGGTTGTTTAAATTCGATCACTATCTACCTTGACGAAATTCAACTAgctttttccaattgaacacaCCAATTTTTTCACGGGATTTTGAATATAGTACCGCCGACTCAACTTCCCAAATGTATGCCAAATGATTCCAACCCAACACGCGCTTTTTAAATTGAAATCGAATCAACTTTAAGGACGAATTTGTACTATCTCATATACTGGAGAGATATCGAATACCAAATTGCAAAATATTTAGTGTGGGTTCATATCTCATTATTACTTTGTCGAAGTGATAACCGAGCTAAGGCTATAAAGGGTTTTAGTTAATTATGGAAAGaatcatgcttgaaaataaatggTTTAAATGAAATTGTGGAAAGTAGAAAGGGGAAAGGCCTTGGAagacaattaaaccaaaaatgttgaaaacaaaggaaagaaaaaagaaagaaacaacatAATTGAATCGCAAAGACGCAGGAGGGGGGAAATAGAGAATTTATTAAATGCCAAAGGTAAAGTGTGTGTCTAATTGGCTGTAGCCATTAGGTATTTATAAACACTTCTAGTACTAAAATTTAGttagatttttcctaaatattatcactaaataatcctaaatattatcactaaataaatcaaaatttaaaaatcaaatttaaaataattatagatttttaataatataaaaatctttcaatctttatccagccacttttaaaaaaaatttcaacccttcaatctttatcGAGTCATCTTTGAATCCTCAATCTTTCAATtctttgctttttgttccaatttaatctctttttgtAAGAGTCTGAATTCAGCACACCAACTTTATTTCtgataaaaaaaacccaaatttaatagcattttatccTATAATTTGctaattagccaaaaataaatatattaaaaatacgaatTTATCTCGGTATCACttccattatttattatttctttcgtTCAATATTTGCTTTATGCTTTCATCAATCTTTTGATTTCACTCTTTATCTTTTAGATTTTTTTCTCACAAtgttatttcttttataattttgtcAAGTTTCTCTCAtctcatttcttcatttttctttggtTGGGTTATTAGGTTACATAAAAATGGACtaaaaatgtatgaaaaataaatttaaaatccaaGAAATTCGATTGAACCGGTTCAAATGGTTCTAGCTTTCgatttgataatgattttgaacGGTTCAACCTAAAAATGATTCAACATTATTGTTTTGATCAATGACTAAGTTGCTTTTGGTTTAATCGGTCTAACCGGCTGGTTCCAACAACACTAACTTATACCGAATCAGTTGGTTCCAAAAACACTCTTTACTTTGGATAGGTATGGTCTCTAGACCTGTTTATGGAGTgacttatttatgggttgagttATTCGTTTAGGTCAGAAAATCAGCTTGAAATTTGAGagagtttgttttttttaataaaaaaaaccataCAATTACATTAATTCAAGAGATTAACAATATCATAAGCTATGTCTTGTTGAAGAACCCTCACAGTTCATTAGGAGGCTTATCAAAAGTTTGCAGACTTGACTTCCATGTTAGACAGATCTTAGCCAATCGGTCCGTAACTAAATTTGGGAGAGTTTGTATAGAAATATTATATCATTTAGAATATAGGTAGAGCTTGTGTTTAAACATTCAAAAGCTCCGGTTTGACCCAGtttgatttcaaatttataatattttatattatgttatttttatatattatataatttataacacaaatTTTAATctacatattaaaataatattataattatataaaaattaataaataaaaatatataaaattattaaatattaaattaaaataatgtatgggtgaatttaaaatgatttggattaatttttttgcaaatatgaattaagtaaaattttaagatgaaatatattaatataattgatGCATCAACATCTCTATTGCGCTTAAAGTCTATAAACCTaaagaaaattgggaaaattttgcaaaagggaaaaatactttttaacctttttatagAACACCGTAATAACCAGAAAAGATTGTGGGAAGAGCCACGTGTACCAAAAGGACCATTGCTCGCGAGCGCAGCGCACCGTATCCTCGTCTCCTGCAGCCATTGTTACCCATCTTCTTCAAGCTTGGCATACCGTCAAACTATCCTATATGTGGTCTAGTCTCACAACGGTAGCATTCGAATTTTACGTTGTTGCGTTACGCGTCATCCAACTGTCCCCTCTCAACTTTCCAGGTTCCCTGCTTTACATCTCCTGGAGAACACAGTCCTCAATAACACTATGtcctcctctttttcttctttcgcTCATTCAAATAGAAggtaattttcaaatttgagtgCAAATTCGTATcaataatctaatttttattcattttgaataaatttttctcttaatttttggtggatttggCAGTGGAGGCAGAGGTCAAGATATGAAACATGATCGAGAAAGATCCAGAGGCTGTGGCGGCGGCGGCAGCAAAGACAAAATTGATGCTCTTGGTCGACTCTTGTAAGCGGCGTTGGAAATTAAAACATTCtatcaattctttttatttatttattttatatacgattaaattgattttattcattagtgttttgtttttggtttaatttcTTTTAGGACACGAATTCTGCGACATATGGCTACTGAACTGAATTTGAATATGCGAAGTGATGGTTATGTCAAAGTTGAAGATTTGCTGAAGCTGAATATGAAAACATTTGCTAATATCCCTTTAAGGTCACACACTGTTGATGATAtcaaagaggtagaatttgtAATAGCATTTCTTTTGTTCACTGTTGAATCCTGAGAATCCTTtcctattttgattgaatttttcTATCATTGCAGCATGTAACTTTTGTAGTTAAAATTGATGAAAACGGCTTCTTTAAATACTATTTGTTGTTTACTTATAAGTGATCTTTGAGCTGTTACCAGTAGTAATTTAGATTCTTGGTCTCCAAAATGTTGGTGTATAAACAATCATGAGAAGGAAAATGTTCATTTTGCAGCCAAAAGACAATTCATGGTTTTTATGTTTATTGATTGTAGGCCGTCAGAAAAGATAATAAGCAACGGTTTAGCCTTCTTGAGGAAAATGGGGAGCTTTTGATACGTGCAAACCAAGGCCACACCGTCACGGTGATGAATCtttcttaaaaatttatcaatttcttcATGCTCTATCTGAATTTTCACCTTAGATTATTCTTAGTTGTTGTTTTGAGCATCTTTATTTATGTCTATGCACTTCTAATGAAGATATTGTATGTCACATTGGCAGACAGTTGAGTCCGAAAGATTATTGAAACAAATCCTTTCAGCTGATGAAGTGCAATGTAAGAACATCATGTCTCTTAGATTTATGGACTTGCTTTATGCCTTTTATTTTGCATAATCCTCTTGATTTTCCCTGAGATGTTAGTTTGCGTGCATGGAACCTATAAGAGGAATTTGGAATCAATTTTGGAGTCGGGTTTGAAGCGCATGAAAAGATTGCATGTTCACTTCTCAAGTGGCTTGCCGAGTGACGGTGAAGTGATAAGTGGTGAGATATCAAGAAATTTCTCTTTACTGGTCCTCTGAACTTTGACATACGAACTCCTTCATTTTactctttatttttaatatgcCAGCTCTGTATACGTGACAAACTGCTTAGGGGTGTTATTATGTCTGTTATCTGCATTTCACCATAAGATTCATGCTAAAGATTATGAAAGGGGATTACTAGGATGCCGATATATAACGTGAATTTTAATCGATAATGGGAAATGACAAGCACTAATCAACATAAATTGAGTTTTAGTGAATCTAAATGCTGTAGAGGGCTTATGATGATTTGTATCTTTTACCCTCTTCAGGTATGAGACGAGATGTTAACGTTTTGATCTATCTTGATGTTAGAAAAGCTTTGGAAGGTGAGCATGCTTGCTTCTTTCAAGTTTCAATCTGGTGATGATTCTATGAACCGAAGCAATAACTGCAAGTCATgtctttctcacttttctttaGAGTCGTGACCGAACATATATCGTTCTGTTCTTGTCAATCTACGGTTCTTAAGTTGTCTTCCCTTGTTTTCTTGATGACTGCAGAAGGCATGAAGCTTTACATTTCAGACAAGAAAGTGATATTGACTGAGGGTTTTGATGGGGTGGTACCTGTCAAGTACTTTGAGAAAATAGAATCATGGCCAGATAGAAAACCTATACCTTTCTCAAATGTTTAAAATTGGATGATGAAATGAtcagtttttttttctctcttttaaacCTGTGTGATGACCAAAGTGTATTGGATCTGATAAAAGATGTTCATTTTGTTTGATATTACATCTTTGGCATCCATTTCTCTCCAACTTTTCATGCTGTTTAAGGTCGTGATTTG is a window of Gossypium hirsutum isolate 1008001.06 chromosome D08, Gossypium_hirsutum_v2.1, whole genome shotgun sequence DNA encoding:
- the LOC107900847 gene encoding tRNA 2'-phosphotransferase 1 isoform X2, whose amino-acid sequence is MWFPALHLLENTVLNNTMSSSFSSFAHSNRSGGRGQDMKHDRERSRGCGGGGSKDKIDALGRLLTRILRHMATELNLNMRSDGYVKVEDLLKLNMKTFANIPLRSHTVDDIKEAVRKDNKQRFSLLEENGELLIRANQGHTVTTVESERLLKQILSADEVQFCVHGTYKRNLESILESGLKRMKRLHVHFSSGLPSDGEVISGMRRDVNVLIYLDVRKALEGEHACFFQVSI
- the LOC107900847 gene encoding tRNA 2'-phosphotransferase 1 isoform X1, which codes for MWFPALHLLENTVLNNTMSSSFSSFAHSNRSGGRGQDMKHDRERSRGCGGGGSKDKIDALGRLLTRILRHMATELNLNMRSDGYVKVEDLLKLNMKTFANIPLRSHTVDDIKEAVRKDNKQRFSLLEENGELLIRANQGHTVTTVESERLLKQILSADEVQFCVHGTYKRNLESILESGLKRMKRLHVHFSSGLPSDGEVISGMRRDVNVLIYLDVRKALEEGMKLYISDKKVILTEGFDGVVPVKYFEKIESWPDRKPIPFSNV